The following coding sequences lie in one Alloacidobacterium dinghuense genomic window:
- a CDS encoding tyrosine-type recombinase/integrase encodes MRRFLGNVTVIDGLSYSTVSGYNSYFSKHIQPRWSSTILTDIKPLEQNEWLKDLPLAGKTKAHVRALSHLLFERAMLWGLLDLQRNPVELVKLKGTSARKWRPQVITPEKLQELVNVLHEPYRTMVIVAICTGLRISEILALRWKHIDFDTGVILVQQGVVSGRVGKVKTEASHDDIPLDSIFAQVLHARRDTEG; translated from the coding sequence TTGAGGAGATTCTTGGGCAACGTCACCGTCATCGACGGCCTCTCTTATAGCACTGTGTCCGGATACAACTCGTATTTCTCAAAACATATCCAGCCACGATGGAGTTCGACCATCCTCACGGATATCAAACCCCTTGAACAGAATGAATGGTTGAAAGACTTGCCCCTCGCAGGAAAGACCAAGGCGCATGTACGCGCATTGTCCCATTTGCTTTTTGAACGCGCGATGCTTTGGGGTCTGCTTGACTTGCAGCGTAATCCTGTCGAATTGGTAAAGCTGAAAGGTACGAGCGCCAGGAAATGGCGTCCGCAGGTCATCACTCCTGAGAAGCTTCAGGAATTGGTAAATGTTCTGCACGAACCCTATCGGACCATGGTTATCGTGGCGATATGTACCGGCCTCAGGATCTCTGAAATTCTTGCCCTCAGGTGGAAACATATCGACTTCGATACCGGTGTAATCCTTGTTCAGCAGGGCGTCGTTAGTGGGCGTGTCGGCAAAGTAAAGACCGAGGCGTCTCACGACGATATTCCGCTCGATTCCATCTTCGCGCAGGTCTTGCATGCGCGAAGGGACACCGAAGGGTAG
- a CDS encoding cation:proton antiporter yields MHPFVFGLALLSNAPVAPHEGYRVLIELGAAIVVLALLARLASRWSISAIPLYLILGLCFGNGGLAPLNLSKEFTSTGAEIGVLLLLFMLGLEYSGEQLRQNLRKGLAAGALDFVLNFAPGLIAGLLLGWGTLPALLLGGVTYISSSGIVAKILNDLKRLNNAETPGILSVLILEDLAMAVYLPLVAVLLAGGTRARIVVSVSVAVLVVLIVLFIALRFGQRISRLFAHESDEIVLLTIFGVVVLVAGLAERLQVSSAIGAFLVGIAVTGSVAHQASRLLAPLRDLFAAIFFFFFGLEVDPHTLPAALPVAMTLAVVTALTKVATGYWTARHKGVDRQGCLRSGFALVPRGEFSIVIAGLGVVLEPRLGPISAAYVLLLAILGPFLARV; encoded by the coding sequence GTGCATCCCTTCGTCTTTGGTCTGGCTCTGTTATCGAATGCTCCAGTCGCCCCGCATGAGGGCTATCGCGTACTGATCGAACTGGGTGCTGCCATTGTTGTTCTTGCGCTCCTTGCGCGGCTGGCGAGTCGCTGGAGCATCTCTGCTATTCCTCTTTACCTGATCCTGGGCTTGTGTTTTGGAAATGGCGGACTCGCGCCTCTTAACCTGAGTAAGGAATTTACGTCGACAGGCGCGGAGATTGGAGTGCTGCTGCTCCTGTTCATGCTGGGCCTTGAGTACAGCGGGGAGCAATTGCGCCAGAACCTGCGCAAGGGACTGGCAGCAGGCGCTCTGGATTTCGTGCTGAATTTCGCCCCCGGCCTGATTGCTGGTTTACTGTTGGGCTGGGGGACGTTGCCCGCCCTGCTGCTTGGCGGAGTTACTTACATTTCGTCTTCAGGCATCGTCGCCAAGATCCTAAATGACTTGAAGCGGCTGAATAATGCGGAGACGCCCGGCATCCTGTCGGTGCTTATTCTCGAAGACCTGGCCATGGCTGTTTATCTGCCATTGGTGGCTGTGCTTCTTGCGGGGGGAACTCGGGCGCGAATCGTCGTTTCGGTTTCGGTGGCTGTTCTTGTTGTTTTGATCGTGCTTTTCATTGCATTGCGATTCGGACAGCGAATCAGCAGGCTTTTCGCGCACGAATCTGATGAGATTGTTCTGCTTACTATCTTCGGAGTCGTAGTGCTTGTAGCCGGGCTTGCGGAGCGACTGCAAGTCTCCTCCGCGATTGGAGCGTTTCTGGTCGGGATTGCAGTGACAGGATCGGTTGCGCACCAAGCGAGCCGGTTGCTGGCGCCGCTGCGCGATCTGTTCGCCGCCATTTTCTTTTTCTTTTTTGGGTTAGAGGTTGATCCGCACACGCTTCCGGCAGCGCTTCCTGTCGCGATGACCCTTGCAGTGGTGACTGCGCTCACCAAAGTGGCTACGGGCTACTGGACGGCACGCCACAAGGGCGTGGACCGCCAAGGCTGTTTGCGAAGCGGGTTTGCACTTGTGCCGCGGGGTGAATTTTCAATTGTGATCGCCGGCCTTGGCGTGGTTCTCGAACCCCGGCTGGGGCCAATTTCGGCGGCCTATGTGCTGCTCCTCGCCATCCTGGGGCCATTTCTGGCGCGCGTTTGA